Part of the uncultured Methanobrevibacter sp. genome, GATAATCTAATTTATGCTAGAATTCATGTTGCAGGTGTTTTTGATATAGCATTTATTTTAGCAATGCTTGGATTGCAACAATATCTTTTAGCAGGTATTTATTTAGTTATAGCACCATTTACAGCACATGCAATAGCTAATGCTTTTTATAATTCTGAAGATAAAGTAAATAATCTACAGAATAAAAATGTGGAAGTTGAAAGTTCAAAAGATGAAAATCCATTTGTTCATAATATAAATGATGTTAAAAAAATGGAAAATGAATCAAATGATGGTAGAAAGGA contains:
- a CDS encoding cation:proton antiporter codes for the protein MFIIELIQSIFLIISAILIIISAIGFVTLDKNMDNLIYARIHVAGVFDIAFILAMLGLQQYLLAGIYLVIAPFTAHAIANAFYNSEDKVNNLQNKNVEVESSKDENPFVHNINDVKKMENESNDGRKDNIKFSISTLEISEDE